The following are encoded together in the Acidicapsa ligni genome:
- a CDS encoding fasciclin domain-containing protein: MNRFKKISLALLMATAVMSAATVSQAQMKDPDVGGSPMYPSKNIVENALNSKDHTTLVAAVKAAGLVDTLEGAGPFTVFTPTNEAFAKLPAGTVDTLLKPENKDQLTKVLTYHVVAGKVSSKDLVKMIKAGGGKAELKTVSGGTLTATAKGKKIMLTDEKGGMATVTIANVYQSNGVIHVIDSVLLPN, from the coding sequence ATGAACCGCTTCAAGAAAATCTCCCTCGCACTCCTGATGGCCACTGCCGTAATGAGCGCTGCTACCGTATCTCAGGCTCAGATGAAGGATCCAGACGTAGGTGGATCTCCGATGTATCCCAGCAAGAACATTGTTGAGAATGCCCTCAATTCCAAGGATCACACCACCCTGGTCGCCGCAGTTAAGGCTGCTGGCCTGGTTGACACCCTGGAAGGCGCTGGCCCTTTCACCGTATTTACCCCGACCAACGAGGCATTTGCCAAGCTGCCTGCAGGCACCGTCGACACCCTGCTGAAGCCGGAGAACAAGGATCAACTGACAAAAGTTCTGACCTATCACGTTGTTGCCGGCAAAGTATCCAGCAAAGACCTGGTCAAGATGATCAAGGCCGGCGGTGGCAAGGCTGAGCTGAAGACTGTTTCAGGCGGCACGCTGACTGCCACGGCCAAGGGCAAAAAGATCATGCTGACCGACGAAAAGGGCGGCATGGCGACTGTGACCATCGCCAACGTTTATCAATCCAATGGAGTCATCCACGTGATTGATAGTGTTCTGCTCCCCAACTAG
- a CDS encoding outer membrane beta-barrel protein produces MKKFALIALLLVVGVAAGRAQESRQDFSVSGSGILEPFISSTTGVRVSSKRGLGALFSYRFMLTPRGAVEANYSYTQNAVHYVKPALPNGVQVNTRLQEVTAAYVYNFSYHKFNPFVEAGGGALLWGNIRNIGTTSLDVKSQTTIVGLYGAGVAYEISPSFDIRAEYRAFFSKVPNFGDSDLTTNRYYNINNPVVGVAYHF; encoded by the coding sequence ATGAAGAAATTTGCCCTTATTGCACTCCTGCTGGTAGTTGGTGTGGCCGCAGGCCGAGCCCAGGAAAGCCGCCAGGACTTTAGCGTCAGTGGTTCTGGAATTCTGGAACCATTTATTTCCAGCACAACCGGTGTGAGGGTCTCTTCCAAGCGCGGTTTGGGCGCATTGTTCAGCTATCGCTTCATGCTTACGCCGAGAGGAGCGGTGGAGGCAAACTACTCCTACACGCAGAATGCGGTTCACTATGTGAAGCCCGCCCTGCCGAATGGCGTTCAAGTCAATACCCGCCTGCAGGAAGTCACAGCAGCCTACGTGTACAACTTCAGCTACCACAAGTTCAATCCATTTGTGGAAGCCGGTGGCGGCGCGCTCCTATGGGGCAATATCCGCAATATCGGAACCACCAGCCTGGATGTGAAGTCGCAGACGACGATCGTGGGCCTGTATGGCGCCGGTGTCGCATACGAGATCAGCCCGAGCTTCGATATCCGTGCTGAATATCGCGCTTTCTTTTCCAAGGTGCCGAACTTTGGAGACAGCGATTTGACCACCAATCGCTACTACAACATCAACAACCCCGTTGTGGGCGTGGCTTACCACTTCTAG
- a CDS encoding division/cell wall cluster transcriptional repressor MraZ, whose translation MFRGTHEAKVDEKGRLKLPADFMKLIAEKNYGSQFFITSRDGKVAEIWPLLEWEKEEEKKAALPEDDEAKMTWMEVVNHFGQQVEIDKQDRLMLPRVLRDRFGLVNAEVVVTGLQRFLMLRSQQIADQRIEGILAPRSASEKPMPISEARQILASRESAQESRKTEF comes from the coding sequence ATGTTTCGCGGAACCCACGAAGCGAAAGTCGATGAAAAAGGGAGACTCAAGCTGCCAGCAGATTTCATGAAGCTGATTGCTGAGAAGAACTATGGTTCCCAGTTCTTCATTACTTCGCGTGATGGCAAGGTGGCCGAGATATGGCCTCTGCTGGAGTGGGAAAAGGAAGAAGAGAAGAAGGCGGCTCTTCCTGAAGATGACGAAGCGAAGATGACCTGGATGGAAGTGGTGAATCACTTTGGCCAGCAGGTGGAGATAGACAAGCAGGATCGCCTGATGCTTCCACGGGTTCTTCGCGACAGATTTGGTCTGGTGAATGCAGAAGTAGTCGTCACCGGCCTGCAGCGCTTTTTGATGCTGCGCAGCCAGCAGATAGCTGATCAGCGGATTGAAGGAATTTTGGCTCCCAGAAGTGCATCCGAAAAACCGATGCCCATCTCGGAAGCGCGACAGATTTTGGCCAGCCGTGAATCGGCTCAGGAATCCAGAAAGACGGAATTCTGA
- a CDS encoding DUF2127 domain-containing protein gives MVSARNRKKRNRWLELIALYKLLQALLLVAVGVGALRLLGKDIGDLLQNLATGLRMNPEGHLVSFLLGKASMLDDHRLRQISVFMFCYAGLGILEGIGLMLEKIWAEYLTSIITASFLPLEVFELMHRITWFRIALFVVNLAVLAYLVGHLIRDKAAKRRHI, from the coding sequence GTGGTATCGGCACGAAATCGGAAAAAGCGCAATCGCTGGCTCGAACTGATCGCACTCTATAAACTCCTGCAGGCCCTGTTGCTGGTCGCTGTCGGCGTGGGAGCGCTGAGGTTGCTGGGCAAGGATATCGGCGACCTTCTGCAAAATCTGGCCACGGGACTGCGCATGAATCCTGAAGGCCACCTGGTGAGCTTTTTGCTGGGCAAGGCCAGTATGCTGGATGACCACCGGCTCCGCCAGATCAGTGTCTTCATGTTTTGCTATGCAGGCCTGGGGATTCTGGAAGGTATCGGATTGATGCTGGAGAAGATCTGGGCCGAATATCTGACCTCCATCATCACTGCCTCCTTCCTGCCTTTAGAGGTTTTTGAACTGATGCATCGCATTACATGGTTCAGAATTGCTCTATTTGTGGTAAACCTAGCTGTATTGGCTTACCTGGTCGGGCACCTGATTCGGGATAAAGCTGCCAAACGCAGACACATTTGA
- a CDS encoding SRPBCC family protein, which produces MPYTLSTSQWTPFPVELVFAFFANPGNLPHLMPKWQKAKVESSRLIPPPPRPVAPDPELRFQSPAAGRDSEMVISFRPLRGLPFRIGWLARITEFEWNSHFCDEQVKGPFASWSHCHLIQSETRDSVVGTLITDEVEYNLPLGPLGAIGGAIFVRSQMEATFAYRQKRLDEILPVASRQATRRS; this is translated from the coding sequence ATGCCGTACACCCTCAGCACCAGCCAATGGACGCCGTTTCCGGTCGAACTTGTATTTGCTTTCTTCGCAAATCCCGGCAACCTGCCGCACCTGATGCCTAAATGGCAAAAGGCGAAAGTTGAGAGTTCGCGCCTGATTCCGCCGCCTCCGAGGCCGGTTGCGCCTGATCCAGAACTGCGTTTTCAAAGCCCCGCAGCCGGCCGGGATTCAGAGATGGTGATCAGCTTTCGCCCGTTGCGCGGACTTCCCTTTCGAATAGGATGGCTGGCGCGCATCACCGAATTTGAATGGAACAGCCACTTCTGCGACGAACAAGTCAAAGGCCCGTTCGCCTCCTGGAGCCACTGCCACCTCATCCAGTCCGAAACACGGGATAGCGTCGTCGGCACTCTGATCACCGATGAGGTGGAATACAACCTGCCGCTGGGACCGCTGGGGGCTATCGGAGGTGCGATATTTGTGCGCAGTCAGATGGAAGCGACATTTGCCTACAGGCAAAAGAGGCTCGACGAAATTCTGCCCGTGGCCAGTCGGCAGGCAACGCGGAGGAGTTAA